Part of the Xiphophorus maculatus strain JP 163 A chromosome 3, X_maculatus-5.0-male, whole genome shotgun sequence genome, AAGTTgaggaaaaataataagaattaGGTTTTACTAAATGAGAGATGATATTTCTGTCATATCTCACACAGTGTTCCCAAAATTATTCTAGTTGTTTTCACTGTTAAAATAGGTTTACCGTCTTCATGATGCATTCGTAATGTTAGGGCTGACTAGTGTCTAACATTTAGATTTAACGGTAGGTTTGTAGCGGTTTAAGTACCAATTTTCTTTGGCTTAGGGAGATTCAGGTTGTCCATGATTTTCACAAACTCCTCCAAATTCTTGGTTAGGCGGGGATTGTACTTGCGTTCCTCACCAACTGTAGTAACTGTCTGACCTagtaaacaaaaaatcagaaagCTTAGTTATAAAGTAATAACATTgtagaaaaactatttaaaaaggaatGCACAAGAATTATATAATGtagctaattaaaaacatttgagcaTTTCTTTGGTGCATGAAGCCTTGAACAggacatgaataaaaacattgtagTGACTTCTGAGTGTTGAAAACTATGTTTTTCAATTACTATGCTCTGGCctaaaatcatttttcaaagtcattttgTCACCGTCTGTGAGATAGGACGTAGTTTTAAGAAATTAAGCATGTGGGTTTTTAACCAACCTTTGTAGTCATGTGCTGGGTAGAGGAGGCAATCTTCAGGCAGCTTGAAGACGACCTCATGGATTGACTTGTAAAGCCTTTCAGCAGAACCTAAGAAAAAGGACCAAGATTAAACTCTAAAGTCAAAagcttgttaaaaatatttaatcaaagacttcaaactgttaaaaaaagacatttatagAAGACTGAATTATTcaagtgttattttatttaatgcaataCTGCCCCCATGTGTCCCTTGTGTTTAATCACACGTCTAAGAACTATGGGAACTATGGGAAGAAGACTACTGACTATTGTAAGAGATGCAAGTCGTAATTACTCCAATACGGGAAATTTACAGGAAAATACTGCTATGGGAGCACGCTGGAACAGAAAGCTCAAAATGGGATACTTGACAGGTATGAGGAAAGACCATGTGACTACCCTGCTGGAAGTCTGTTCTTCCACAGCCTCTGATGAGCAGAGCGTCCCCAGTGAAAGCCATGCTCTTGTCCCCCAATACCAGGGTTATACACCCATCAGTGTGTCCTGGTGTTTCTCTCACTATCAGACACTGgtgattagaaataaaaaataaaataaaaaaattagctggacacattttttgctcaaatctattttatcaaattatttcagcaacaatttTTCACCATTTACCAtgtattagaaataaaattacaacataCTGATaagaaaatagtaataataaataaataaattaacgtgaaaaaaaataatagttgtCCTTACATGTTTTCCGAAGGTGATGTTGTCCCCCTCTGACAGCTGAATATCTGCTGAGGCACCGCTGTGTTTAGAAATGGCACTCTTCAGTCCCTGGATCTGTTTCTTCATCAACCCAGTGCCAGTTACGTGGTCTGCATGGCAGTGGGTATTAACtaccataaacacacacacacattagaTTTTGTTATTGGAAGTAATTTATTGTCAGTAAGCAAAGTTggaaatacttaaatattttattgaaggGGAAAAGGTCTAACAGCTATATGGGCTGTTAGACCCATATGTTCAGCTTGGTGACGTCCAATGGCAAACTGCCTGACAGGACTATTAGCAGAATGATGATCATATCTGTCTTTGTTAAGTAACATCGACTTTGATCTAATACTGATTAGatcaatgtcaatgtcaaaagATCATCTACTTTTATATGTGCAGGTTATGCAAGCACTGAAACATTATTAAGCTGATAATTaacttgatgaaaaaaaaaacttcttcaaAAGCTATCTTTTGTGATTATGGCTAGACAGATTACCCATCTCAGAGAAAGCCATTGTTTGAGAAAGTTATGATctccaaaatgtaaataattttcttcacaCCACTCCAACATTTCTACCCTGCTATTAAATGCTTCTAAGGagatttcagggttttttttcagctgtattgATTATAGATAACTGCAGCACTACCTTTCCCTCACTTGCTGCTACAAGTCAGCAACTTGTCAGCTGCTTTTGCATGTAAGGAAATACTTTAAGttgcaaaaataacacaaacaattAACTACAGCAGCTTCACTCGTCATTCTTATTAAGATgagactttaaaaatgataattgGCAAGCTACAAGCAGCTTGTCTGTAAAGCAGGTGGTTACAGGCTCACAACTTCTATTGCGAGCAAGTCAATGtgagaaaaactaaattgtgtttttacttaAGGTTGATCATACCTACCAGGCCATGTCTAGTTCCAAGTCTGATTCTTTAATTCTGTGAAAAATTCAGTTAAGGTTTTCAATACATCTGTATAATTTACACTTATTTAGATATTCTTtgatgaaacctttttttttgtttgcttttcatgCAGATCCGGCAACAAGGATGTAAATAAATGACAgcacaataaatgaataaattacaaaacCACAAGGTGAACCTTTTATGTCTGCAGCAGATTAAATGTACTTcagaaaattcttttttttttctttcaaattgatatattaatggaaagctttcaacaaaaataaaacaatttaaaaacattcaaaatgttttataagaGAACACAGATGAGTTTTTGAGGTCATGCCATGACAGAAATTGCATCTCCCAACCCATTTGTGGTTGCAAAGATACCTGCAATTTTTAGATTGAGCCCCAGCTCCTTCACAAACTTCACATCTCTGTCGAGGGTCTCCTTCACGGGATCAATGATGACTGCCTCTTTAGTGTTTTTGTCCGCTAGCAGGTAAGTGTAGGTGGAGCTCTCGCTCTCAAACAgctaaacaggaaaaacaagagGGCGATATCAACAGTTCACATCTTGCAGCTACGGACACATACATTCCCTCTACATTGTTAGAtagtaattgtttttaaatgaagccTAAACAAGTTACTTAATACGGAAGTTTGGAGTTCAGGTTGAAGAAGTAAAGAGACCAAAATATGTGCTTTTAGGTTAGGATTCCCTGTGTGACAATTTGTTTCTCTGTACCAAAACTACTTGTGGTCAATATGCAGTTATTTATAATAAAGCTTTgggaaatatggaaaaaatctgtattcaaacatcaaataatgaaatattgtttttaatggcaAGGAGAAAGACATTCAACTGTAACTGTAGAAAACACCCATCTATTTTACGTCAACTGCAATGTCATAGTGATGCAGCGATGACACTAATTAAGCTCAGAgctttttaaaagctaaaacagaaagaatACGCGTTAATCAGAGTAATGTTAGTTAAAAGACATTTCacctgaaaaacatcaaaatcgTGTCTGACAATTACCTCACTGTACTTACAGTAAGCTAAGGCTAACTCTACAACTTCCTGTTACGCAGTCAAATTCAGAGCTGCAGCACTGTCCCCAAGTTTGACcatacaaaagttttaaaacacacatactTGTCTGAAGATCGGCGCTTCGGGATTCGCCATCTTGGAGCCGTATTACTTAATGTTTACTCGAGTCAGCTAACGCACGTGGTAGATGCGCCCTCTCAGGAAAGTAAACCAATGACTGGAGCTGCGTGTGGTTGTTCCGCTTACATATAGCCTCTCAGCCACGCCCAGATTACCTGTCAAGAACTAGTCTGAGATACGTGATCTCCAAGGGTGCGTCAGACCAAACACATGCTGCACaaccataataaaaaaaaactgctttgtcATCATTACTCCACTTTTAATCTTTACAGAATTGTATTTATTGCTATGGTTGTAAAGGTAGACTATTGATTGAGGATGTTAATAATTATATCTAATACTATTTGAGCTCTTAACTTATGCAGCATTACtattacatgtaaaaaataatagcaAGGCAGTGATATTGGATTTGATGGAGTTATTGCTTTTGATAACATGTACAGCCTTGTTTCCACTGTGCATTTGCAGGCCTCGGAATGCCTCTAAATATTCtccaaaaactgtttttacaaaaaacctGTGAATCAGTAAACGCATGTCTGCCTTATCTCCAACTGAGCTATAGCATGTGAACAAAGTAGATtattatgcaaagaaaaaacaagctttAGGCACATGTTTTATCATCATGGGGCTGACTTGAGACCAGAACAtttctttgtaaacaaataattatttagacGCACTTTATATTATATTTGACATTTGATCACTTCTGAGATAAAAAGCGAAAATTATGCTAGAAGCAGtttgaaaagcaaactttaTTTGGAGAGCACTTTCCATACAGTATGCAAAACAGATACAAAGGCTAAAAACAAAAGGGCTTCATTACAATGAGGCGACAATAAGGGAAAGTATGGTTGGAGTATTGAGATCTAAGAACACTAACAGTCAGTTACAGGTACACTGCACAGAGTGGGTAGAATAATAaaggagtaaaataaaaaaatttcaacttGACTACTAATCAATTACTTGATATAGAAAGTGTTATGACAGACAAGACAGTGATTCCAAACATAAAACCAAGACTGATTTTGACTCTGTTAAAGCAGACTAACAGTAAGCTTCCAGAATGGTTACAACCTTTTCTGaaaattacttgattgtgaAAACCAGTATTATTCCAAAACCAACCAATTTTAATGAGGTCAACAAAATTTGCCAATAAAAGTGGACCAATGTCCAGTGAAAATGACTGAAGGTATTCATTGCCTAAACTAGAACTTGCTAAGCAAGATTCATTATATtaaaatttcagtaaaaaataatgtatacAAGTGCATTATCCGCTTTTGTTTTGATAACTGCAATTATGTTAGTACATATAAGTCAACAAATTGGAGACTTTGCTATGGCACTGTGAATCCTTATAActtaataattttttcattattattatgatcATTCCAGTTTTTTCTTGAGTTCAAACTGTGAATTGTTTCTAGTAATTATGAcaactgaaatagtttcatttgaaaacagtttcattttgaTACAGGTCTCAGAAACTATTGCAGTTATTGAGTCAAAGGACTGAAAACAGCACaatcagaaattttgaaaaataaagaatccaAACAGATTAAAGGTATTGGCCTTCTTTTTCACATATAGATTATACAAGAGCCAAGGTCATTACAAGGTTCCCTAGCTTGTTCTGTAATGAAAACTTCTTTATAACCCCTGTGACTGGTAGCAGTGTGGGtgattaaattatatatatttttagcaaaATGCCATTGAATAGCCCATGCAAAAGAAGTCACATGTACCAGTAAAGCAACATGACCATGAAATCAAACCTTGAAGGCATTTATTTCccttaaacatgttttgttcatTCATTCTTTCAATCATGTTACAAGTCAAAATATTACAGATGTACagagtaaaacacacacatttaactTAAGCGCAATACAAAAACTGTTAGTTCTTCTATAAACAAAAGCATTGTTATATGGAGCCCTCCAGGGgacagggatttttttttttgcgttctCTCGCAAAACCTTTGCGTCTCCTCGCAATAAtctactgatcagttcatgcggcataattgaatactgtaagccctTCTAAAGGTGGCTGCCGTACTTTCTGCCTTAATACAAGGTTATGTTTTTCCATGTATGCTAATATCTCCTTGTGAAATATatgacattttatatatttttctttagtatGGAAAGacaccacaaacctatgatataaacagaaactttccataagtaggaaaaaaataaaaatacatccaaactattcgaactatttctgagttattatcgcggggtaataagtcatctgacagttttgattgtgtttctgttgtgtttgtagTATGAATTTAAAGGGCTTCTTTCAGTGCCgttccatcttagccttaacagacataaacatgcagtaaaaaaaaaaaaaaaaaaaaaaatctattttcaatcagtgttttgcaccaagcAGTTAATAATAACTGTTGTCACTGATGGTCTGttagagccatatgaatgaaataagtaattattgatatgacaggagcacgCGACTTTGACACTTGGATGGTGGGTGTGTCGATGTGGGCGTGGCTGTCAGCAAGTATGAATGGGAAGTTTACTGGCGcgctggctttgtgtgtatgaggAAACGGGTGAGCAGGGTGGTCAGTTCTTGCAAAGTATGGAGcataataatcaaaatggaataaattgataattgtgacagaacaaagtggcttggagttgattgatacacggacagatcAGATTCCCCAAGTAAACCTAGTGAGGCCCTCTACCACCATTAGTTTGctgtgtttaataataataaattgtgtttgttattattaagtctttggtgcaaaaaactgattgaaaatcgatttattcactgcatgtttatgtatGTTGAGGGTGAGATggaactgaacatgaaaacggccctttaaaccattcagacaaccagcacaacagagacacaatcaaaactgtcagatgacgcATTaccccgcgataataactcagaaatagtcaaaattaggatgtatttttatttctttcctacttacggaaagtttctgtttatatcatcgGTTTTTGGTGCCTTCCTATCCTatagaaaaagatataaaacttaagATATTTCATAAcgagatattaacattcatgaaaaaaccttacataaccttatattaaaacagaaagtacggcggccaccgtaagaaaggcttacagtatttgattatgccgcatgaactgatcagtacaatattgcgagggaacgcaaaagttttgcgaggtaacgtaaaagaaaaaaaattccccatgtctcCTGGAGGGCTCCGTATtgttacaatattttttactatcaaattagattttgttccttttttatttaaagcacagTTATAGTTAGATCAGTAGCTACACTCCAAATGATAGCAGATTTTCAAATACGTAACGTacaaagaacaataaaagttatttatggTAAGCTGTTGGGGTCGGTTTTCCTGAAACAAATTTTTGTGTGAATCATTCCGTAGCTATGTcactgattttgttattttcttcttgttttcttcaaaacattCAGAGTCCATGGAGTCCACAAACGAGGTTAGCAGGCACTGAAATATCTgcgaaagaaagaaaagagaaatgattAAGGATTTGTAGTGTCGCAGTTTTCCCATTGAATTGGCACATTGGAACCCACAAATTAACACAGGTTACAGCTGAACTgtgaaacaaaactgatttgatACCTATTTTATCTGGCTTTGGGAGATTCAAGCTGTTCATGAGCTCCACAAACTCGTCCTTCGACTTTATGAGACGAGGGTTATACTTGCGTTCTTCACCAACCGTGGAAACAGTCTGACCTGATTCACAAAAACACATCCAGTCAGTATTACATGTAGGTACATGTTTATGGTATAGTTTTAGCTTAGAACCCCACTGATTAACTACAACATAGTGGTACATTTCAGTAAAGTAGACTACATCTCAAAAGTTAATTCAGTAATTCAATGCAAAAGTGTAAACCAAATATTATGTACAGGAGATTCATTATATACACTAATATACTTTAAGCCCTGTTTTACTCTTGGTATTGACTAATGATTTACAACTAATGAAGAAAGGCTCTAAATTCAGTTTTCCAAAACTAACTGTTGGGAACTTATTTCTACCAcagattttccttccactcaacattCCAATAATATGCTTGGATACATctctcaatttttatttattatatccCAATTTGTTTATTACTCtatttaatacatttgtaaaacaatacTATAAAAACTGTCTTGTAAATTATgtgacattatttttaattagatatGATTTCAAACATTATGTATATGTGTTTATAACTAACCTAAATAGTCATGTGCTGGGTAGACGAGGCAGTCATCAGGCAGCGTGAAGATCTTGTCGTGGATTGAATCGTAAAGGCATTTTGCGCAGCCTGTAGTAGAGATGTGACAATTTCAGAAGATTTAGGATACTTCAGGAGTGTAAACAATGAGAGCATTTCAAAATATTCCATGCTGAAGTTTACATAAtagcttaaaaacaacattacaatAATTCCACCAAGACAGATTCTGAATCCATACTTCAACAGTTCATTAAAAGGCTTTTTCTACACAAGCCAATGAGGCAACTCATTCCCATCATTCAGGTGGTttagtgaatgaatgaatttcaGAAATGGAGGGCGTTGTGCCCCGAGGACTAGAATTGGGAAACTATTTATGTAATGATAGATCCACTAAAAACATACAAGTCATGACATATGCCTACCTTGCTGGAAGTCTGTTCTGCCACAGCCTCGGATAAGCAGAGCATCCCCAGTAAAAGCCATGCTTTCATCTGATGACACTAAGGTTGTGCACCCATCCGTATGTCCCGGTGTTTCTCTTACAGTCAGGTACTACAGAAGGAAACAACAGTCAGCTCAAAGCATGTCAGATCGTTTTTTTATTTGGCAATTTCAACTGAAATGTTCCTAATTTTACAGTGCGtgaattacaaataaaaaaaaaaaattaaatgtaaagctGACAAGCACATTTTTACACCTGATCTCTCAACTACACCGAGATAAAACAGttatgaaaaagttttttagctttattaCATGTTTTCCAAAGCAGATTTTGTCGCCCTCTGACAGCAGGATATCTGCAGAGGCACCGCTGAATTTAGAGATGGCACTCTTCAGTCCtgcaattctttttttcatcaacCCTGAGCTGGTTATGTGGTCTGCATGGCAGTGGGTATTCACTATcagaaaaaaagggaataaaataCAGGTTACCATATAGAAATGTATGGGTGAAAGTCATTCTGCCCTTTGCATCTGTTTCAGGTCATTTTGTACTAGACTTTTTCGGGTACGGAAAAGAAGTTGTCTGCCACTGGGTGTTTAGAGTCAACTATGCTTCAAGCCATACCCACCAAGAGGACGTTTACTACCTGCTTTGTTGACAGAGGATTGAAAATAACGTGCATTTATATTGTTAGTCTACCATGCAGAAATGTGGTTATGACAGAGGGCATAAGGGATCACCACCCAGCTCTCTTATCAAGATAAGGCTGTTTTAAAACTGTGGTCAGCCCGCTACGAGTGGCATAGCTGCTAAGCAGTGGGCTTTAGGATAATTGCCCAAATAAGTTCCTCAACTGATTACCCAGCTAATATCAGATTGTTATACCTTTATTACTCTTTAAAGAGGAGACAAGTAAAAGTGTATAATATTCTGCAGAATAAGCACTTCAAAACTATTACTAAATTTAGCAGGTCTTCTGtctatattttttgctttgtctATACATGAAGATCAATATAAGTAAATGTTATAGAGAACAGTAATATATTAGTTTAGCAGAAGAATGAATAAGTATTGCTTTTCTTGTAATAATAGTGATCCCATTGTattatttgtttagattttttgcaaatagttgtgtaaataaagtgaaaagtTGCTAGCCTTGTTCAAGATTATCAAACCATAGCAATCTCATACAGACACATGCCCATGTAACCACAACACATAACACCTACCGGCA contains:
- the LOC102232047 gene encoding persulfide dioxygenase ETHE1, mitochondrial-like, giving the protein MANPEAPIFRQLFESESSTYTYLLADKNTKEAVIIDPVKETLDRDVKFVKELGLNLKIAVNTHCHADHVTGTGLMKKQIQGLKSAISKHSGASADIQLSEGDNITFGKHCLIVRETPGHTDGCITLVLGDKSMAFTGDALLIRGCGRTDFQQGSAERLYKSIHEVVFKLPEDCLLYPAHDYKGQTVTTVGEERKYNPRLTKNLEEFVKIMDNLNLPKPKKIDIAVPANLLCGLQD
- the LOC102231791 gene encoding persulfide dioxygenase ETHE1, mitochondrial-like; the encoded protein is MCSVLTRVRPIHRAVALSLRLGANTEGSSYAATQSRRLSPGKNSVVDLQRNARFYCSRIAKTEGLLVRQLFEVESSTYTYLLADTNTREAIIIDPVLETIDRDLNLVEELGLKLLLAVNTHCHADHITSSGLMKKRIAGLKSAISKFSGASADILLSEGDKICFGKHYLTVRETPGHTDGCTTLVSSDESMAFTGDALLIRGCGRTDFQQGCAKCLYDSIHDKIFTLPDDCLVYPAHDYLGQTVSTVGEERKYNPRLIKSKDEFVELMNSLNLPKPDKIDISVPANLVCGLHGL